A genomic window from Periophthalmus magnuspinnatus isolate fPerMag1 chromosome 16, fPerMag1.2.pri, whole genome shotgun sequence includes:
- the LOC129456914 gene encoding gastrula zinc finger protein XlCGF57.1-like: MSKVQRLKALVEERLTAAAEDIYVLFERIIAEYEEELCRSKQENERKQRLLDSTLSPRVVLTRVGVHMSSLSPGLTLKQEIPETPQIKEEPEEQHNKQEEEELQVSVPEANDGCVKTEESSLLQQKETDHREDINSEIHVHGEDTQGEDISSETHVHREDSQGEDISSETHVHREDSQGEDISSETHVHREDLQGEDISSETHVHPETEGEHSSDTDSDEDWSAPICSSAAQMETEADGDHYNQVQSRAKSTTAPNSSLSPKYKSAPETRATVDNGDVSGTAEGTADKKHQSSVRKNRFGLKGDLKKHFRIHTGDNPYSCSLSEKAFTHRNSLKYHMKTHTGDKCYSCSVCEKAFTHNSSLKDHMKTHTGEKPYSCFVCEKAFTHNSSLKDHMKTHTGDKPHSCSVCKKAFVQKSHLTEHMRTHTGDKPYSCSVCKKAFIQKSILTQHMKTHAGDKRYSCSVCEKAFIEKNTLTKHMRKHTGDKPYCCSVCEKAFIEKGTLTRHMKTHTGEKPYSCFVCEKAFTHNSSLKDHMKTHTGEKPFSCSVCKNTFIQKSNLTYHMRTHTGERPYSCPVCENTYTQEGNLVCHMRTHTGEKSFSCSLCGKAFTHNSSLKDHMKTHTGDKP, from the exons ATGTCTAAAGTCCAAAGGCTGAAAGCTTTGGTGGAGgagcggctgactgcggctgctgaaGACATATATGTGCTGTTTGAAAGAATCATAGCcgagtatgaggaggaactgtgtcgctccaaaCAGGAGAACGAGAGGAAACAACGGCTCCTGGACTCGACTCTGAGCCCGAGAGTCGTGCTGACCAGAGTCG GTGTCCACATGTCctctctgagtcctggtctcactctgaaacaggaaatcccagagactccacagattaaagaggagccagaagaacagcacaacaaacaggaagaagaggagctGCAAGT gTCTGTCCCTGAGGCCAATGATGgctgtgtgaagacagaagagtcctcactgcttcaacaAAAAGAAACTGATCACAGAGAGGACATCAACTCAGAGATACATGTCCAcggagaggacacacagggagaggacatcagctcagagacacatgtcCATAGAGAGGActcacagggagaggacatcagctcagagacacatgtcCATAGAGAGGActcacagggagaggacatcagctcagagacacatgtccacagagaggacttacagggagaggacatcagctcagagacacatgtccaccCCGAGACTGAGGGAGAGCACTCTTCTGACACTGACAGTGATGAAGACTGGAGTGCTCCAATCTGCTCTTCAGCTGCACAaatggagacagaggcagatggAGACCACTACAACCAAGTCCAGAGCAGAGCCAAAAGCACCACTGCACCAAACTCAAGTCTATCCCCCAAATacaagtctgcaccagagaccagagccactGTGGACAATGGGGACGTGTCAGGAACAGCCGAAGGAACTGCAGACAAGAAACACCAGTCCTCTGTCCGTAAAAACAGATTTGGCCTAAAaggtgatttaaaaaaacactttagaattcacacaggagacaatccttacagctgttctctctctgagaaagcatttactcaCAGGAATAGTCTTAAATaccacatgaaaacacacacaggagacaagtgttacagctgttctgtctgtgagaaagcatttactcaCAATAGTAGTCTTAAAGaccacatgaaaacacacacaggagagaaaccttacagctgttttgtctgtgagaaagcatttactcaCAATAGTAGTCTTAAAGaccacatgaaaacacacacaggagacaaaccgcacagctgttctgtctgtaagAAAGCATTTGTGCAAAAGAGTCATCTCACagaacacatgagaacacatacaggagacaaaccatacagctgttctgtctgtaagaaagcatttattcaaaagagtattctcacacaacacatgaaaacacacgcAGGAGACAAGcgttacagctgttctgtctgtgagaaagcatttattgAAAAGAATACtctcacaaaacacatgagaaaacacacaggagacaaaccttactgctgttctgtctgtgagaaagcatttattgAAAAGGGTACTCTCACAagacacatgaaaacacacacaggagagaaaccttacagctgttttgtctgtgagaaagcatttactcaCAATAGTAGTCTTAAAGaccacatgaaaacacacacaggagagaaacctttcagctgttctgtctgtaagaacacatttattcaaaagAGTAATCTCACATACCatatgagaacacacacaggagagaggccTTACAGCTGTCCTGTCTGTGAGAACACATATACTCAAGAGGGTAATCTTGTATgccacatgagaacacacacaggagagaaatctttcagctgttctctctgtgggaAAGCATTTACTCACAATAGTAGTCTTAAAGaccacatgaaaacacacacaggagacaaaccttag
- the LOC117383516 gene encoding gastrula zinc finger protein XlCGF71.1-like, which produces METEADGDNYNQVQSRAKSTTAPNSSQSPNPKSAPETRATVDNGDLSETAKGTADKKHQCSVCKTRFGLKGDKRYRCSVCEKAFVQKGHLTEHMRTHTGDKPHSCSVCKKAFVQKSHLTEHMRTHTGDKPYSCSVCKKAFIQKSILTQHMRTHTGDKPYNCSVCEKAFIEKSTLTKHMRTHTGDKPYCCSVCEKAFIEKGTLTRHMKTHTGEKPFSCSVCKNTFIQKIHLTYHMRTHTGEKPYSCPVCENTFTQESNLICHMRT; this is translated from the exons atggagacagaggcagatggAGACAACTACAACCAAGTCCAGAGCAGAGCCAAAAGCACCACTGCACCAAACTCAAGTCAATCCCCCAACCCcaagtctgcaccagagaccagagccactGTGGACAATGGAGACTTGTCAGAAACAGCCAAAGGAACTGCAGACAAGAAACACCAGTGCTCTGTTTGTAAAACGAGATTTGGCTTAAAag gagacaagcgTTACaggtgttctgtctgtgagaaagcatttgtGCAAAAGGGTCATCTCACagaacacatgagaacacaTACAGGAGACAAACCgcacagctgttctgtctgtaagAAAGCATTTGTGCAAAAGAGTCATCTCACagaacacatgagaacacaTACAGGAGACAAACcgtacagctgttctgtctgtaagaaagcatttattcaaaagagtattctcacacaacac atgagaacacacacgggagacaaaccttacaactgttctgtctgtgagaaagcatttattgAAAAGAGTACtctcacaaaacacatgagaacacacacaggagacaaaccttactgctgttctgtctgtgagaaagcatttattgAAAAGGGTACTCTCACAagacacatgaaaacacacacaggagagaaacctttcagctgttctgtctgtaagaacacatttattcaaaagATTCATCTCACATACCatatgagaacacacacaggagagaaaccttacagctgtccTGTCTGTGAGAACACATTTACTCAAGAGAGTAATCTTATATgccacatgagaaca
- the LOC129456942 gene encoding zinc finger protein 135-like: MSKVQRLRALVEERLTAAAEDIYVLFERIIAEYEEELCRSKQENERKQRLLDSTLSPRVVLTRVGVHMSSLSPGLTLKQEIPETPQIKEEPEEQHNKQEEEELQVSVPESNDGCVKTEESSLLQQKETDHREDISSETHVHREDSQGEDISSETHVHREDLQGEDISSETHVHPETEGEHSSDTDSDEDWSAPICSSAAQMETEADGDHYNQVQSRAKSTTAPNSSLSPKYKSAPETRATVDNGDVSGTAEGTADKKHQSSVRKKRFGLKGDLKKHFSIHTGDKPYSCSLCEKAFTHRNSFKYHMKTHTGDKCYSCSVCEKAFTHNSSLKDHMKTHTGE, encoded by the exons ATGTCTAAAGTCCAAAGGCTGAGAGCTTTGGTGGAGgagcggctgactgcggctgctgaaGACATATATGTGCTGTTTGAAAGAATCATAGCcgagtatgaggaggaactgtgtcgctccaaaCAGGAGAACGAGAGGAAACAACGGCTCCTGGACTCGACTCTGAGCCCGAGAGTCGTGCTGACCAGAGTCG GTGTCCACATGTCctctctgagtcctggtctcactctgaaacaggaaatcccagagactccacagattaaagaggagccagaagaacagcacaacaaacaggaagaagaggagctGCAAGT gTCTGTCCCTGAGTCCAATGATGgctgtgtgaagacagaagagtcctcactgcttcaacaaaaagaaactgatcacagagaggacatcagctcagagacacatgtcCATAGAGAGGActcacagggagaggacatcagctcagagacacatgtccacagagaggacttacagggagaggacatcagctcagagacacatgtccaccCCGAGACTGAGGGAGAGCACTCTTCTGACACTGACAGTGATGAAGACTGGAGTGCTCCAATCTGCTCTTCAGCTGCACAaatggagacagaggcagatggAGACCACTACAACCAAGTCCAGAGCAGAGCCAAAAGCACCACTGCACCAAACTCAAGTCTATCCCCCAAATacaagtctgcaccagagaccagagccactGTGGACAATGGGGACGTGTCAGGAACAGCTGAAGGAACTGCAGACAAGAAACACCAGTCCTCTGTCCGTAAAAAGAGATTTGGCCTAAAaggtgatttaaaaaaacactttagtattcacacaggagacaagccttacagctgttctctctgtgagaaagcatttactcaCAGGAATAGTTTTAAATaccacatgaaaacacacacaggagacaagtgttacagctgttctgtctgtgagaaagcatttactcaCAATAGTAGTCTTAAAGaccacatgaaaacacacacaggagagtaa